One region of Roseovarius faecimaris genomic DNA includes:
- a CDS encoding DNA alkylation repair protein has product MTRDEALDALRAAAEPGRAEGMADYHKVPRPYLGVPNPAINDLTKSWRQALGVEDRVALADQLWQTNIFEARLAAAKLLTQARIRPDDAAWSLIKSWVPDFDSWAIADHAMMAGQKRLVAVPERIAEVEAWTKESSHWTRRAAMVITLPYTKQNHPKPQERDIREQVLGWAASYVRDPEWFIQKSVAWWLRDLSKHDPDRVRAFMAENGRHMKSFARKEAEKYLKD; this is encoded by the coding sequence ATGACGCGGGACGAGGCGCTCGACGCGCTGCGCGCCGCGGCTGAACCGGGCCGCGCCGAAGGGATGGCCGACTATCACAAGGTCCCGCGCCCCTATCTCGGTGTGCCGAACCCGGCGATCAACGACCTGACGAAAAGCTGGCGGCAAGCACTGGGCGTCGAGGACCGTGTGGCGCTGGCCGATCAGCTTTGGCAGACCAACATCTTCGAGGCCCGCCTTGCTGCGGCAAAGCTGCTGACGCAAGCGCGAATCCGCCCGGACGACGCCGCCTGGTCCCTGATCAAAAGCTGGGTGCCCGATTTCGACAGCTGGGCGATTGCCGATCACGCGATGATGGCAGGACAAAAACGGCTTGTGGCTGTACCGGAGCGGATCGCCGAGGTGGAGGCGTGGACCAAGGAAAGCTCTCACTGGACCCGCCGGGCGGCCATGGTCATCACCTTGCCCTACACCAAGCAGAACCACCCCAAACCGCAGGAACGCGACATTCGCGAGCAGGTGCTTGGCTGGGCCGCGTCTTATGTCCGCGACCCCGAATGGTTCATCCAGAAATCCGTCGCCTGGTGGCTGCGCGACCTCAGCAAGCATGACCCGGACCGGGTGCGCGCCTTCATGGCAGAAAATGGCAGGCACATGAAGTCGTTTGCACGCAAGGAAGCAGAAAAATACCTGAAAGATTAG
- the glmS gene encoding glutamine--fructose-6-phosphate transaminase (isomerizing), protein MCGIVGVLGHHEAAPILVEALKRLEYRGYDSAGIATVNQGRLDRRRAVGKLVNLSDLLVHEPLAGKAGIGHTRWATHGAPSVENAHPHQAGAVAVVHNGIIENFRELRAELTAAGMGHSTDTDTETIALLAQHFLSQGSSPREAVLRTLERLEGAYALCFLFDGQEDLLIAARKGSPLAVGHGDGEMFVGSDAIALAPLTDKITYLEEGDCAVITRTSLEITDADGRLANREMRQIQIDSGHVDKGGHKHFMAKEIAEQPSVIADALGHYLTDAGRDIRLPEDGIDFKSLDRIVMVACGTAYYACLTAKYWFEQLAGLPVEVDIASEFRYREPPVPERTAALFVSQSGETADTLAALRYCEGKAARILSVVNVPESSIARESDLALPILAGTEIGVASTKAFTCQLTVLLLLALKAAHQRGRIDNDALADKLSQLRALPTALNTALEMNETFRRSAQRLSEADNALFLGRGLMYPLALEGALKLKEISYIHAEAYASGELKHGPIALIDKKMPVIVMAPRDALFDKTVSNMQEVMARGGKVILITDPEGARAADDGVWQCLIMPEIDAVLTPILYALPAQMLAYHTAVAKGTDVDQPRNLAKSVTVE, encoded by the coding sequence ATGTGCGGTATTGTAGGGGTACTGGGCCATCACGAAGCCGCGCCAATTCTCGTCGAAGCGCTGAAGCGGCTTGAGTATCGCGGCTATGACAGCGCCGGGATCGCCACCGTAAATCAGGGGAGGCTCGACCGCCGCAGGGCGGTTGGAAAGCTCGTGAACCTCTCCGACCTTCTTGTGCACGAGCCGCTCGCGGGCAAGGCCGGGATCGGCCATACCCGCTGGGCCACCCACGGTGCGCCAAGCGTCGAAAATGCCCACCCGCATCAGGCCGGCGCGGTCGCCGTGGTCCATAACGGGATCATCGAGAATTTCCGCGAGCTGCGCGCCGAACTGACCGCCGCCGGGATGGGCCATTCGACCGATACGGACACCGAAACCATCGCCCTTCTGGCACAGCATTTCCTCAGCCAGGGCAGCAGTCCACGTGAGGCGGTCCTGCGCACCCTGGAGCGGCTTGAGGGCGCCTATGCGCTCTGCTTTCTGTTCGACGGGCAGGAGGACCTGCTCATCGCCGCACGCAAGGGCAGCCCTCTGGCGGTGGGCCATGGCGACGGCGAGATGTTTGTCGGCTCTGACGCCATCGCCCTGGCCCCTCTCACCGACAAGATCACCTATCTTGAGGAAGGCGACTGTGCGGTGATCACCCGCACAAGTCTGGAGATCACCGATGCAGACGGGCGCCTCGCCAACCGCGAGATGCGCCAGATCCAGATCGACAGCGGCCATGTCGACAAGGGCGGGCACAAGCATTTCATGGCCAAGGAAATCGCCGAGCAACCTTCGGTGATCGCCGATGCGCTCGGGCATTACCTGACAGATGCGGGCCGAGATATCCGCCTTCCCGAAGATGGCATTGATTTCAAAAGCTTGGATCGCATAGTTATGGTGGCTTGTGGCACGGCTTACTATGCCTGCCTGACTGCGAAATACTGGTTCGAGCAGCTTGCCGGATTGCCTGTCGAAGTCGATATCGCCTCGGAGTTCCGCTATCGCGAGCCGCCCGTGCCAGAGCGCACCGCCGCCCTCTTTGTCAGCCAGTCGGGCGAGACTGCCGATACGCTGGCCGCCCTGCGCTATTGCGAAGGCAAGGCCGCGCGGATCCTGTCGGTAGTGAATGTCCCCGAAAGCTCGATTGCCCGTGAAAGCGACCTCGCCCTGCCCATTCTTGCAGGTACCGAGATCGGTGTGGCTTCGACCAAGGCATTCACCTGCCAGCTCACCGTGCTGTTGCTGCTGGCGCTGAAGGCCGCGCATCAGAGGGGCCGCATAGATAACGATGCCCTGGCCGACAAACTGTCTCAACTGCGCGCCTTGCCGACAGCTTTGAATACGGCGCTGGAGATGAACGAGACATTCCGCCGCTCCGCGCAACGTCTTTCGGAAGCCGATAACGCGTTGTTCCTGGGGCGTGGCCTGATGTATCCGCTCGCGCTTGAGGGTGCGCTGAAACTAAAAGAAATCAGCTACATACACGCCGAAGCTTATGCTTCTGGGGAGTTGAAGCACGGCCCCATCGCGCTGATTGACAAGAAAATGCCGGTCATCGTCATGGCCCCGCGCGATGCGCTCTTTGACAAGACGGTCAGCAATATGCAGGAGGTCATGGCTCGCGGCGGCAAGGTGATCCTGATCACCGATCCTGAGGGCGCGCGCGCGGCGGATGACGGGGTCTGGCAATGTCTGATCATGCCCGAGATCGACGCCGTACTGACCCCGATCCTCTATGCCCTGCCCGCACAGATGCTGGCCTATCACACCGCTGTCGCCAAGGGGACCGATGTGGATCAGCCGCGCAACCTCGCCAAATCGGTCACGGTCGAATGA
- the glmU gene encoding bifunctional UDP-N-acetylglucosamine diphosphorylase/glucosamine-1-phosphate N-acetyltransferase GlmU, with translation MSTALIILAAGKGTRMKSDLPKVLHEIAGAPMLLHAIEAGAVLEPQRVVVVAGHGADAVEEAATGHDDRIEIARQTEQLGTAHAVAQAAPLLDGFDGDAIVLYGDTPFIRPETLTAMAEARKHHDIVVLGFEAADPGRYGRLVMEGETLSEIIEFKDASDEVRAISFCNSGVICADSSTLFELIDAVTNDNASGEYYLTDIVSIARDKGLSATAIACDEAETLGINSRSDLARAEAAFQSRARAEALENGTTMPAPETVFFAYDTVIGRDTIVEQNVVFGPGVTVETGAHIRAFSHLEGCHVSRGCIVGPYARLRPGAELAEEARIGNFVEVKNAVLHEGAKVNHLSYIGDAEVGEASNIGAGTITCNYDGVMKHKTSIGARAFIGSNTMLVAPVSVGDEAMTASGSVITKDVPDGALAIARGSQVNKPGLARKLFEMLKSQKNKRDKGAG, from the coding sequence ATGAGCACAGCCCTGATCATCCTGGCCGCGGGCAAAGGCACACGGATGAAATCCGACCTGCCGAAAGTGCTGCACGAGATTGCCGGTGCGCCCATGCTGCTCCACGCGATAGAGGCTGGGGCGGTTCTGGAGCCCCAGCGCGTGGTCGTTGTGGCCGGTCATGGCGCCGACGCAGTCGAAGAGGCCGCCACGGGACATGACGACCGGATCGAGATTGCCCGGCAGACCGAGCAGCTCGGCACGGCCCATGCGGTGGCGCAGGCCGCCCCCCTGCTGGACGGGTTCGACGGGGACGCGATCGTACTCTATGGCGACACCCCGTTTATCCGGCCCGAAACGCTGACGGCCATGGCCGAGGCCCGCAAGCACCATGATATCGTCGTGCTCGGGTTCGAAGCCGCCGATCCGGGACGCTACGGGCGGCTGGTGATGGAGGGCGAAACCCTTTCGGAGATCATCGAGTTCAAAGATGCCTCAGATGAAGTTCGCGCCATAAGCTTTTGTAATTCAGGTGTTATATGCGCTGATTCCAGCACGCTCTTCGAGCTGATCGATGCTGTGACGAATGACAATGCCAGTGGGGAATACTACCTGACCGATATTGTCTCGATTGCCCGTGACAAGGGGCTGTCCGCCACCGCGATTGCCTGCGACGAGGCCGAAACCCTGGGCATAAATTCCCGCAGTGACCTTGCCCGCGCCGAAGCGGCGTTTCAGTCCCGCGCCCGTGCCGAGGCTCTGGAGAACGGCACAACCATGCCCGCCCCCGAGACCGTGTTCTTCGCCTATGACACGGTGATCGGGCGCGATACCATTGTGGAGCAGAACGTCGTCTTCGGCCCCGGCGTGACTGTCGAGACGGGCGCGCATATTCGTGCCTTCAGCCATCTTGAGGGCTGCCATGTGTCGCGCGGCTGCATCGTCGGCCCCTACGCCCGTCTGCGCCCCGGTGCCGAGCTTGCCGAAGAGGCGCGTATCGGCAACTTCGTCGAGGTCAAGAATGCGGTGCTGCATGAGGGGGCCAAGGTCAACCATCTGAGCTATATCGGCGATGCCGAGGTCGGAGAGGCGAGCAATATCGGCGCGGGCACCATCACCTGCAATTATGACGGGGTGATGAAGCACAAAACCAGCATCGGCGCGCGGGCCTTCATCGGGTCGAACACGATGCTCGTGGCGCCCGTGTCGGTCGGGGACGAGGCCATGACCGCTTCGGGTTCGGTGATCACCAAAGACGTGCCCGACGGGGCGCTTGCCATCGCTCGCGGCAGTCAGGTCAACAAACCGGGGCTTGCCCGTAAATTGTTCGAAATGTTAAAATCACAAAAGAATAAACGCGATAAAGGGGCAGGATAA
- a CDS encoding HAD-IA family hydrolase translates to MKTVVFDLDGTLADTSGDLIAAANACFREMGEGDLLDPVHDASTALHGGRAMLNLGLDRLGRSGETATVDAYYPVLLKAYGGAIDTYTTLYPGAMDAVERLKQDGYRVAICTNKPEALARQLLNSLGVLDAFGSLIGADTLPVRKPDPEPLREAARRAGGHPERCLLVGDTLTDRSTARAAGVPSVLVTFGPNGRGVEALEPEALIDHYDALDDVVRELIG, encoded by the coding sequence ATGAAAACAGTGGTGTTTGATCTTGATGGCACGCTGGCGGACACAAGCGGTGATCTGATCGCCGCGGCCAATGCCTGTTTCCGGGAAATGGGCGAGGGGGATCTGCTGGACCCTGTGCATGACGCCTCCACCGCGCTGCATGGCGGGCGGGCGATGCTCAACCTGGGGCTGGACCGGCTGGGCCGTTCGGGCGAGACGGCGACGGTGGATGCCTATTATCCCGTACTTCTGAAGGCATATGGCGGCGCGATAGACACCTACACCACGCTTTATCCCGGCGCGATGGACGCGGTGGAGCGGCTCAAACAGGACGGGTATCGCGTGGCGATCTGCACCAATAAACCCGAGGCGCTGGCCCGGCAGCTTCTGAACAGCCTGGGCGTGCTGGACGCCTTCGGCAGTCTGATCGGGGCCGATACATTGCCGGTACGCAAGCCTGACCCGGAACCTCTGCGCGAGGCCGCCCGGCGCGCTGGCGGACACCCCGAGAGATGCCTCCTGGTGGGCGATACGCTGACCGACCGCAGCACCGCCAGAGCCGCGGGTGTGCCATCGGTTCTGGTGACGTTCGGGCCAAATGGGCGCGGCGTCGAGGCACTGGAGCCTGAGGCGCTGATCGACCATTACGATGCCCTGGATGATGTCGTCCGGGAATTGATCGGCTAA
- a CDS encoding DegT/DnrJ/EryC1/StrS family aminotransferase, giving the protein MTEIFKGNFTQQEPIPDEGIEAALEVMRSGRLHRYNLVGGDPGETALLEQEFAAYVGAKYALAVASGGYALATALRAMGVRHGQKVLTNAFTLAPVPGAIASVGAVPVFVGVTENLTIDLDDLVAKAGEADILMLSHMRGHLADMDRLLDICAAQGLTLIEDCAHTMGAAWKGRPSGRDGLIGCYSTQTYKHMNSGEGGFLVTDDDEIMARAVILSGSYMLYGRNGTVPPAEVFERVKYDTPNVSGRMDHLRAAILRPQLRVLDRQCEAWNARYRVVEDGLRGTPGLTVVERPEAEQYVGSSIQFLLLDWSTEAVNDVLSRCKGRGVELKWFGGSEPSGFTSRYDSWRYAPSERMPVSDRILRGIVDMRLPLTFSLEDCAQIARIIRAEVGAVYQSG; this is encoded by the coding sequence ATGACAGAGATCTTCAAAGGGAATTTCACCCAGCAGGAGCCGATCCCAGACGAGGGGATCGAGGCCGCGCTGGAGGTGATGCGCAGCGGGCGGCTGCACCGCTACAACCTCGTCGGGGGCGACCCGGGCGAGACCGCGCTGCTGGAGCAGGAGTTCGCGGCCTATGTGGGCGCGAAATACGCGCTGGCCGTGGCGTCGGGCGGGTATGCTTTGGCCACGGCGCTGCGGGCCATGGGGGTCAGGCACGGCCAGAAGGTTCTGACCAATGCGTTCACCCTGGCCCCTGTGCCGGGGGCGATTGCAAGCGTCGGAGCGGTTCCCGTGTTTGTTGGCGTCACGGAGAATCTGACGATTGATCTCGATGACCTCGTGGCCAAGGCAGGCGAGGCTGACATCTTGATGCTCAGCCATATGCGCGGGCATCTGGCGGATATGGACCGGCTGCTGGATATTTGCGCGGCGCAGGGGCTGACCCTGATCGAGGATTGCGCACATACGATGGGCGCGGCCTGGAAGGGGCGGCCCTCGGGGCGCGACGGGCTCATCGGGTGCTATTCGACGCAGACCTACAAGCATATGAATTCGGGCGAGGGCGGGTTCCTCGTCACCGATGATGACGAGATCATGGCGCGCGCGGTGATCCTGTCGGGGTCCTATATGCTCTATGGGCGGAATGGCACGGTCCCGCCTGCGGAGGTGTTCGAGCGGGTCAAATACGATACGCCGAATGTCTCCGGCCGGATGGACCATCTGCGCGCGGCGATCCTGCGCCCGCAACTCAGGGTGCTCGACCGGCAATGCGAGGCATGGAATGCGCGTTATCGCGTGGTCGAGGATGGCTTGCGCGGAACGCCCGGGCTGACCGTTGTCGAACGCCCCGAGGCGGAGCAGTATGTCGGGTCGTCCATTCAGTTCCTGCTGCTGGACTGGAGCACGGAGGCGGTGAATGATGTGCTGTCCCGCTGCAAGGGACGCGGGGTGGAGTTGAAATGGTTCGGCGGCTCGGAGCCGTCGGGCTTCACCAGCCGCTATGACAGCTGGCGCTATGCGCCGTCCGAGCGGATGCCGGTTTCCGACCGTATCCTGCGTGGCATTGTCGATATGCGTCTGCCGCTCACCTTCAGCCTTGAGGATTGCGCCCAGATCGCACGGATCATCCGGGCCGAGGTGGGGGCGGTCTATCAGAGTGGATGA
- a CDS encoding flavin monoamine oxidase family protein: MQDVDVVIIGAGAAGLAAAKTLRAAGKSFRLIEARDRIGGRAWTTDTDFGVPFDIGCAWLHAADRNPFYPEAQAAGWTLYHHDAGLDHLWFGTTRASDADMARLAVADEALREAIEAHADPDDRLSDLIGNCHFLRANATYAGPMDFARDADEISIADYQSAECLDPNYFTLEGFGALIHRWGADVPVTLNCPARLLRWDGPGVAVETDQGTIRAHAAIVTIPTGALAFDALRFAPELPLSHRAAIFDLPMGLLTKIPLQVTGTRFDLNPFDDLLIEGLAKHDLYFLCFPFDLDLMVGFVGGDFAWELEAAGEEAGVDYVTGKLVSIFGSDTRKHVRKGMMTNWAGDRWARGAYAAARPGKADARSTLAEPVADRIWFAGEALGGGLKQTAAGARISGETMGKAVAAHLG, from the coding sequence ATGCAGGACGTGGATGTTGTGATCATAGGCGCCGGGGCCGCTGGGCTGGCGGCGGCCAAGACGCTCCGGGCGGCTGGCAAGAGTTTCCGGCTGATCGAGGCGCGTGACCGGATCGGCGGGCGCGCCTGGACCACAGACACGGATTTTGGCGTTCCCTTCGATATCGGCTGCGCCTGGCTGCACGCCGCCGATCGCAACCCGTTTTACCCCGAGGCGCAGGCGGCGGGCTGGACGCTCTATCACCACGATGCCGGGCTCGACCATCTCTGGTTCGGGACCACGCGGGCCAGCGATGCGGATATGGCGCGCCTGGCCGTGGCGGACGAAGCCTTGCGGGAGGCAATCGAAGCCCATGCCGACCCTGACGACCGGCTGAGCGATCTGATCGGGAACTGCCACTTCCTGCGTGCGAATGCCACCTATGCCGGGCCGATGGACTTCGCCCGCGACGCCGATGAGATCTCCATCGCCGATTACCAGTCCGCCGAATGCCTCGATCCCAATTATTTCACGCTCGAAGGGTTCGGTGCGCTGATCCACCGCTGGGGTGCCGATGTGCCGGTGACGCTGAACTGCCCTGCGCGCTTGCTGCGCTGGGACGGGCCCGGCGTCGCGGTGGAAACAGATCAGGGCACGATCCGGGCCCATGCGGCCATCGTCACCATTCCCACGGGCGCTTTGGCGTTCGACGCGCTGCGCTTCGCGCCCGAACTGCCGCTGTCCCACCGCGCGGCGATCTTTGATCTTCCCATGGGCCTGCTGACCAAGATCCCCCTTCAGGTCACCGGAACCCGTTTCGACCTTAACCCCTTTGACGATCTGCTGATCGAAGGGTTGGCCAAGCATGACCTTTATTTCCTGTGCTTTCCCTTCGATCTCGACCTCATGGTCGGCTTCGTCGGCGGTGATTTCGCATGGGAGCTGGAAGCCGCGGGGGAAGAGGCCGGGGTCGATTACGTCACCGGCAAACTTGTGTCGATCTTCGGCAGTGACACGCGCAAGCATGTCCGCAAGGGCATGATGACCAACTGGGCCGGAGACCGCTGGGCGCGCGGCGCCTATGCCGCGGCCCGTCCCGGCAAAGCCGATGCACGTTCGACACTGGCCGAGCCTGTGGCCGACCGCATCTGGTTTGCGGGCGAGGCCCTGGGCGGCGGGCTAAAGCAGACAGCGGCGGGCGCGCGGATCTCGGGCGAGACGATGGGCAAGGCGGTGGCCGCGCATCTTGGCTGA
- a CDS encoding isovaleryl-CoA dehydrogenase gives MFNAAMQFDLGEDVNALRDMVHRWAQERVKPIAAEVDSSNAFPNELWREMGELGLLGITVPEEYGGAGMGYLAHVIAVEEIARASASVSLSYGAHSNLCVNQIKLNGTEAQKQKYLPGLVSGAHVGALAMSEAGAGSDVVSMKLKAEKRNDHYRLTGNKYWITNGPDADTLVVYAKTDPDAGAKGITAFLIEKDMAGFSTSPHFDKLGMRGSNTAELIFDDVEVPFENVLGEEGKGVRVLMSGLDYERVVLAGIGPGIMAACMDEIMPYMAERKQFGQPVGSFQLMQGKIADMYTAMNSARAYVYEVAKACDRGDVTRQDAAACCLYASEQAMVQAHQAVQAMGGAGFLADAPVARLFRDAKLMEIGAGTSEIRRMLVGRELMGAMT, from the coding sequence ATGTTCAACGCCGCCATGCAGTTTGACCTGGGCGAGGATGTGAATGCACTGCGCGATATGGTGCATCGCTGGGCGCAGGAGCGGGTGAAGCCGATCGCCGCAGAGGTCGACAGCTCCAACGCCTTTCCCAATGAGCTCTGGCGCGAGATGGGCGAGCTGGGCCTTCTGGGCATCACGGTGCCGGAAGAATACGGCGGGGCGGGCATGGGCTATCTGGCGCATGTCATCGCGGTGGAGGAGATTGCGCGTGCCAGCGCGTCGGTCTCGCTCAGCTATGGCGCGCATTCCAATCTTTGCGTCAATCAGATCAAGCTCAACGGGACCGAGGCGCAAAAGCAGAAATACCTTCCCGGCCTTGTGTCGGGCGCGCATGTCGGCGCGCTTGCCATGTCCGAGGCGGGCGCGGGCAGCGATGTCGTCTCGATGAAGCTCAAGGCCGAGAAGCGCAATGATCACTACCGCCTGACCGGCAATAAATACTGGATCACCAATGGCCCCGATGCCGATACGCTGGTGGTCTATGCCAAGACCGATCCCGACGCAGGCGCCAAGGGCATCACCGCCTTTCTGATCGAGAAGGATATGGCCGGTTTCTCGACCAGCCCGCATTTCGACAAGCTGGGGATGCGCGGCTCGAACACGGCCGAGCTGATTTTCGACGATGTTGAAGTGCCCTTCGAGAACGTCCTGGGCGAGGAAGGCAAGGGCGTGCGCGTGCTCATGTCGGGGCTCGATTACGAACGCGTCGTGCTGGCCGGGATCGGCCCCGGGATCATGGCCGCCTGCATGGACGAGATCATGCCCTACATGGCCGAGCGCAAGCAATTCGGGCAACCCGTCGGGTCGTTCCAGCTGATGCAGGGCAAGATCGCCGACATGTACACGGCGATGAACTCGGCACGGGCCTATGTCTATGAGGTGGCGAAGGCCTGCGACCGGGGGGATGTGACCCGGCAGGATGCCGCCGCCTGCTGCCTTTACGCCTCCGAGCAGGCCATGGTGCAGGCGCATCAGGCGGTGCAGGCAATGGGCGGGGCGGGGTTCCTGGCGGATGCGCCCGTCGCGCGACTCTTCCGTGATGCGAAGCTGATGGAAATAGGGGCCGGCACCTCGGAAATTCGGCGTATGCTGGTGGGACGTGAATTGATGGGAGCGATGACATGA
- a CDS encoding lysozyme inhibitor LprI family protein, whose product MRLAACLVLLPSLLSAQQIEFDISPTADCAAGDGGMACVGLAANSCMESSPGGYSTNGMSICTELELDWWDERLNRNYQLMRERARAFDADTADYAPPQEEALKEMQRAWIPFRDAKCEFVATEWGAGTGAGPATIWCLMDETARQALYLEERSRN is encoded by the coding sequence ATGCGCCTTGCCGCGTGCCTCGTCCTGTTGCCCTCATTGCTGAGCGCGCAGCAGATCGAGTTTGACATCTCTCCGACCGCTGATTGCGCCGCAGGTGATGGCGGAATGGCCTGTGTCGGGCTGGCCGCGAATTCCTGCATGGAGTCGAGCCCGGGCGGATACTCCACCAACGGGATGAGCATCTGCACCGAGCTTGAACTGGACTGGTGGGATGAGCGGCTGAACCGCAATTATCAACTGATGCGGGAGCGGGCGCGCGCCTTCGATGCAGACACGGCGGATTATGCACCGCCGCAGGAGGAGGCGCTGAAAGAGATGCAGCGCGCCTGGATTCCCTTTCGCGATGCGAAATGCGAATTCGTGGCGACGGAATGGGGCGCTGGCACGGGCGCGGGCCCCGCGACGATCTGGTGCCTGATGGACGAGACCGCCCGCCAGGCGCTCTATCTCGAAGAGCGGAGCCGGAACTGA
- a CDS encoding AMP-binding protein, with amino-acid sequence MLTRTQTYEALCAGFSWDLPERLNMAEQVCDVWAEAEPERIAIIDLTGGARRDVSYGQLRAMADSLALALAARGVQRGDRVGVLRSQSPWCAAAHIAIWKIGAISIPLFKLFMQDALTSRVRDAGARIIVTDADGVGMLKALPEVEALVPEDETLPEGRFETAETGPETPAVLIYTSGTTGSPKGALHGHRVLTGHMPGTELFCGFLGQEGDCLWTPADWAWIGGLFNIMMPGLALGVPVVAARMAKFNVEECIRIIREASVRNVFFPPTALRMLKAEGAHIPGLRSIGSGGEPLGAEMLDWGREAFGLTINEFYGQTECNLVACSCNELFDPKPGCIGRVVPGHEVAVLDEAGQPTYGEGDVAVRRGSASMMLEYWNRPEQTAEKFKGEWMLTGDRGVWDGAFLRFVGREDDVITSAGYRIGPAEIEDCLLQHEAVATVGVVGKPDPLRAEIVKAYVVLKPGFDPSDALARDMQSHVQERLAKYSYPREIAFLDALPMTVTGKVIRKELKARAASEGEV; translated from the coding sequence ATGCTGACACGGACCCAGACATATGAAGCGCTTTGCGCCGGGTTTTCCTGGGATTTGCCGGAGCGGCTGAACATGGCCGAACAGGTCTGTGATGTCTGGGCCGAGGCAGAGCCGGAGCGCATAGCGATCATTGATCTGACAGGCGGGGCGCGGCGCGATGTGAGCTATGGCCAATTGCGGGCCATGGCAGACAGTCTGGCACTGGCCCTTGCGGCGCGGGGGGTGCAGCGCGGGGACCGGGTGGGTGTGTTGCGGTCGCAATCGCCCTGGTGTGCGGCGGCGCATATCGCGATCTGGAAAATCGGCGCGATTTCAATACCTTTGTTCAAACTCTTCATGCAGGATGCGCTGACCAGCAGGGTCCGGGACGCGGGCGCGCGGATCATCGTGACCGATGCCGATGGCGTGGGTATGCTCAAGGCGCTGCCCGAGGTCGAAGCCCTTGTGCCCGAGGATGAAACTCTGCCCGAAGGCCGGTTCGAGACGGCTGAGACAGGTCCCGAAACCCCGGCTGTTTTGATCTACACGAGCGGCACGACCGGCAGCCCCAAGGGGGCGCTGCACGGCCATCGCGTCCTGACCGGGCACATGCCGGGGACTGAACTTTTCTGCGGTTTCCTGGGGCAGGAGGGCGATTGCCTCTGGACGCCTGCCGACTGGGCCTGGATCGGCGGGCTGTTCAACATCATGATGCCGGGCCTTGCGTTGGGGGTGCCGGTGGTGGCGGCGCGCATGGCCAAGTTCAATGTCGAAGAATGTATCAGGATCATCCGGGAAGCCTCTGTTCGGAATGTGTTTTTTCCACCGACCGCCTTGCGGATGCTGAAGGCGGAGGGCGCCCACATTCCGGGTCTGCGCAGCATCGGCAGCGGCGGCGAGCCGCTGGGCGCCGAGATGCTGGACTGGGGCCGTGAGGCGTTCGGGCTGACCATCAACGAATTCTATGGCCAGACGGAATGCAATCTGGTGGCCTGCTCGTGCAACGAGCTTTTCGACCCCAAGCCCGGCTGTATCGGGCGCGTGGTGCCCGGGCATGAGGTGGCTGTGCTGGATGAGGCGGGCCAGCCGACGTATGGCGAGGGGGATGTGGCCGTCAGGCGCGGATCGGCCTCGATGATGCTGGAATACTGGAACCGTCCCGAACAGACCGCCGAGAAGTTCAAGGGCGAATGGATGCTGACCGGGGACAGGGGCGTCTGGGATGGCGCATTCCTGCGCTTTGTCGGGCGGGAGGACGATGTGATCACCTCCGCAGGCTACCGCATCGGTCCGGCGGAGATCGAGGATTGCCTGCTGCAGCACGAGGCGGTCGCGACCGTGGGTGTCGTGGGCAAGCCGGACCCGCTGCGCGCCGAGATCGTCAAGGCCTATGTGGTGCTCAAACCCGGATTTGACCCCAGCGACGCACTTGCCCGGGACATGCAAAGTCATGTTCAGGAACGGCTTGCAAAGTATTCATATCCAAGGGAAATCGCCTTTCTTGACGCGCTGCCCATGACGGTTACGGGTAAAGTGATCCGCAAAGAGCTGAAGGCCCGCGCGGCCTCGGAGGGCGAGGTATGA